The Candidatus Poribacteria bacterium genome has a segment encoding these proteins:
- a CDS encoding tetratricopeptide repeat protein, with product MTKQESHRFSCGSVNIRCYLFIPILLILLACGGDPTIERGKAFLKTGDTTSAIQQFQAALKQNPSNAEAYYQLGLAYEGLGDATQAATAFRDATKLAPKRAEITLALGRVYWHCGNRSVALTEFQSLLSGSPKKEILLQIAGLTGDTYHVQRIRTEGSDDYEQTFTEKGNMMTFTAKYTDDYSPAISPDGKWLAFASNRLENAELYLMDLTTRTLQQLTHTDELDEYMPAFSPDGKSIAFVSERTRGGMMLPSVQASGSDPRTATIYLMDVDGRNQRPLIDIEGAQRAPVFSPDGQQIAFESRKDEVTSPAENNDTLEIHIIHIDGTNKKQLTHNDVDDGHPTWAPNGKQIVFTGMVDDIYQLFSVNAGGGSVKQLTFENASHYHPAFSPDGKRILYVSNAHNRYTLWTMNVDGTNKTQLTNHIGAHFEPSLSRDGKTLVFSSDRSDHMRIYLMDFTKPVQIQALKARLADF from the coding sequence ATGACGAAACAAGAATCCCACCGCTTTAGCTGTGGGAGTGTCAACATCCGTTGCTATCTATTCATTCCTATACTCTTAATCCTGCTTGCGTGCGGAGGGGATCCCACGATTGAGCGCGGCAAAGCCTTTCTTAAAACAGGCGACACTACGTCTGCCATTCAGCAGTTTCAGGCAGCACTGAAGCAGAATCCTTCCAACGCCGAGGCTTATTATCAACTCGGTTTGGCGTATGAAGGATTAGGAGATGCTACGCAAGCCGCCACTGCATTCAGAGATGCTACAAAATTGGCACCGAAACGTGCAGAAATAACACTCGCCCTCGGGCGCGTCTATTGGCACTGCGGTAACCGTTCCGTTGCCCTCACCGAATTTCAAAGTCTGCTGAGCGGCTCCCCAAAAAAGGAAATCCTCCTTCAGATAGCGGGTCTCACAGGAGACACCTACCACGTCCAGCGGATTCGCACTGAAGGCAGCGACGACTACGAGCAGACCTTCACTGAAAAAGGGAATATGATGACGTTTACCGCAAAGTATACCGACGATTATAGTCCCGCAATTTCACCCGATGGAAAATGGCTTGCTTTCGCTTCAAATCGTCTCGAGAATGCTGAGTTGTATCTCATGGATCTGACGACTCGCACGCTACAGCAGCTGACACATACCGATGAACTTGATGAATACATGCCCGCTTTTTCACCCGATGGTAAATCCATCGCCTTCGTTTCAGAACGGACACGTGGCGGTATGATGCTCCCATCTGTCCAAGCGAGTGGTTCCGATCCGAGGACTGCGACGATCTACCTCATGGATGTTGATGGAAGAAACCAACGCCCACTCATCGATATAGAAGGTGCGCAGCGCGCCCCTGTCTTTTCACCGGATGGGCAACAAATCGCCTTTGAATCCCGTAAGGACGAGGTCACCTCGCCTGCGGAGAATAATGATACCTTAGAAATCCACATTATTCATATCGACGGCACCAACAAGAAGCAACTGACGCATAACGATGTAGATGATGGACATCCCACGTGGGCACCCAATGGAAAGCAGATCGTTTTTACCGGAATGGTGGACGACATCTACCAACTTTTCAGTGTCAATGCCGGAGGTGGCTCAGTAAAGCAGCTAACTTTTGAGAACGCGAGCCACTATCATCCCGCCTTCAGTCCAGATGGCAAACGGATACTCTATGTCTCGAACGCGCATAACCGTTATACGCTCTGGACGATGAACGTAGACGGCACAAACAAAACGCAACTTACAAACCACATCGGCGCCCATTTTGAACCGAGCCTCTCAAGAGACGGAAAAACGCTCGTATTTAGTTCCGACCGTTCCGATCACATGCGGATCTATCTCATGGATTTCACAAAACCCGTTCAAATACAGGCGTTGAAGGCAAGGCTGGCAGATTTTTAA
- the rdgB gene encoding RdgB/HAM1 family non-canonical purine NTP pyrophosphatase — MKLILATRNQGKVRELTNMLYGEANSKQQIEVISLENYPDAPEVIEDGKTYAENAIKKASVIAAYTSHLTLADDAGLEVDALDGAPGIHSKRWAGENATDETRIAKLLQALEGAANRRARFIAAIAVVHPNANPEVVLGVCEGHIRHDPVGESGFGYDPVFVPDGYHQTFAELGEEIKNRISHRAKALEQAIALL, encoded by the coding sequence ATGAAGCTCATATTGGCGACGCGTAATCAAGGTAAAGTCCGAGAACTCACAAACATGCTTTACGGTGAAGCGAATTCCAAACAACAGATCGAAGTTATCTCTTTGGAAAATTATCCAGATGCCCCAGAGGTGATTGAGGATGGAAAAACGTATGCGGAGAATGCCATTAAGAAGGCATCTGTTATCGCTGCGTATACGTCCCATCTCACCCTCGCTGACGATGCGGGACTGGAGGTAGATGCGCTCGACGGCGCGCCAGGCATTCACTCGAAACGCTGGGCGGGTGAAAACGCAACAGATGAGACCCGGATCGCGAAACTCCTTCAGGCACTTGAAGGTGCCGCCAATCGGCGGGCGCGGTTCATCGCTGCGATTGCGGTGGTCCATCCGAATGCCAACCCCGAAGTGGTGCTCGGTGTTTGCGAGGGACACATCAGGCATGATCCTGTGGGAGAGAGCGGTTTCGGCTATGATCCCGTGTTTGTACCTGATGGTTATCATCAGACTTTCGCAGAATTAGGAGAAGAAATAAAAAACAGGATTAGCCACAGAGCCAAGGCGTTGGAACAAGCAATCGCCTTGCTTTGA
- a CDS encoding acetyl-CoA carboxylase, biotin carboxyl carrier protein yields the protein MRQNRSKDKSESAEQNNNDLLEIVEQLAEILVRTDLSGVRVLRDNEFEIEVSRHRGNPVESEQSSLRPAETNRAAGAPQVPVETPDTEGAAQAHNTFISAPMPSRFYRSPAPDEPAFVKVGDIVATGEPVAVLEVMKTYNPVEAPFNCEILEILAEDGEAVEYAQPLFRVKQAS from the coding sequence ATGCGTCAAAACAGATCCAAGGATAAATCTGAATCTGCTGAACAAAACAACAATGATCTCTTAGAAATTGTTGAACAGTTGGCAGAAATTCTTGTCCGCACCGACCTTTCCGGAGTCCGCGTCCTCCGGGACAACGAGTTTGAGATAGAGGTTTCCAGACATCGCGGGAATCCCGTCGAATCCGAACAGTCCTCACTACGTCCCGCAGAGACGAACAGGGCAGCAGGTGCGCCGCAGGTTCCTGTAGAGACCCCTGATACCGAAGGTGCTGCGCAGGCACATAACACCTTCATTAGTGCACCTATGCCTTCGCGCTTCTACCGCTCCCCCGCCCCTGACGAACCGGCTTTTGTAAAAGTTGGCGATATAGTTGCAACGGGTGAACCCGTTGCCGTCCTTGAAGTCATGAAAACTTACAATCCCGTGGAAGCTCCATTTAACTGTGAGATTTTAGAGATTCTCGCTGAAGATGGCGAGGCAGTTGAATATGCACAACCGCTGTTCCGAGTGAAGCAGGCTTCTTAA
- a CDS encoding CRTAC1 family protein, with amino-acid sequence MHSIFATLAIFILTPLTVNAVTFVDVTNEAGIRFQHSSGTRSSLLPEDMGSGAGFADIDNDGDIDLYIVNIPGPFTQDGKNNKGNTNVLYLNNGDGTFTDITRAAGVGHQGFGMGCVFADYDGDADLDLYLTNYGENVLYRNNGNATFTDVTDAAGVGCELWSTGAAFADVDGDTDLDLYVCNYVTYNLEQLEQMKEESLQSGKPVPSALNPHVFEPQDNVFYRNDGDGTFTDATDETGIAAGGGRSMQAVFSDFDNDNDLDLYVANDTTTNHIYRNDGSGNFTDVSTASWAADFRGSMGLTAGDYDADGDIDLFMSHWVDEENALYRNLFAEDGATGQIRFVDESYTSLLAEESIKQIGWGTTLFDYDNDGDLDIFVTNGSTFQELNRPEVLIPQPDMLFRNNGDETFTNVSQEAGIAAFPIRVGRGAAFGDYDNDGDVDIFIVNNHAPPTLLRNEGGNRNNWVYVKLVGTGTNRDAIGAKIQVKTADQMQIREIYAGESYMSANSFVAEFGVGDATQIETLQVTWQNGETQKLHNVPANQRIRITQE; translated from the coding sequence ATGCATTCCATCTTTGCAACACTCGCAATTTTTATTCTGACACCCCTCACTGTAAACGCTGTTACCTTTGTTGATGTCACGAACGAAGCCGGTATCCGTTTCCAGCATTCAAGCGGAACCCGTTCCAGTCTGCTCCCAGAAGATATGGGTTCCGGTGCAGGCTTCGCCGATATAGATAACGATGGAGACATCGACCTTTACATCGTCAATATCCCGGGTCCCTTTACACAAGATGGAAAGAATAATAAAGGGAACACCAATGTCCTCTATCTTAACAACGGTGACGGCACATTTACGGACATCACGCGTGCCGCAGGTGTTGGGCATCAAGGATTTGGCATGGGGTGCGTTTTCGCAGATTACGACGGTGATGCCGACCTCGACCTTTACCTCACTAACTATGGTGAGAATGTCCTTTATCGGAACAACGGAAACGCCACCTTTACCGATGTGACGGACGCTGCTGGCGTTGGATGCGAATTGTGGAGCACGGGTGCCGCCTTCGCAGATGTAGACGGCGACACCGATTTGGACCTCTACGTTTGCAACTATGTCACATACAACTTAGAACAGTTGGAACAGATGAAGGAGGAGTCCCTACAATCAGGGAAACCTGTGCCCAGTGCCTTGAACCCGCATGTTTTTGAACCACAAGATAACGTCTTCTATCGTAACGACGGGGACGGGACTTTTACCGATGCAACCGATGAAACGGGCATCGCGGCAGGAGGCGGTAGAAGTATGCAAGCCGTCTTTAGCGACTTTGATAACGATAACGACCTGGACCTTTACGTCGCTAATGATACCACCACAAACCATATCTATCGCAACGATGGCAGTGGAAACTTTACGGATGTCAGCACTGCGTCGTGGGCAGCGGATTTCCGCGGTTCTATGGGACTCACCGCTGGCGATTACGATGCCGATGGGGATATAGATCTCTTTATGAGCCATTGGGTGGACGAAGAAAACGCGCTCTATAGAAATTTGTTCGCAGAGGATGGTGCCACTGGACAGATCAGATTCGTAGATGAATCCTATACGTCCCTGCTTGCTGAAGAAAGCATTAAACAGATCGGATGGGGCACGACCCTTTTTGACTATGACAATGATGGAGATTTGGATATCTTTGTGACGAACGGCAGCACCTTCCAAGAACTGAACCGTCCAGAGGTGCTTATCCCTCAGCCTGATATGTTGTTCCGAAACAATGGAGACGAAACATTCACCAATGTGAGTCAAGAGGCAGGCATCGCGGCATTCCCTATCCGCGTCGGTCGTGGTGCAGCGTTTGGAGACTATGATAATGATGGCGATGTCGATATTTTTATTGTCAACAACCATGCTCCGCCGACACTGTTGCGGAATGAGGGCGGAAATCGCAACAATTGGGTCTATGTCAAACTTGTGGGAACAGGCACAAATCGGGATGCCATTGGCGCGAAAATTCAGGTGAAAACGGCGGATCAGATGCAGATCCGAGAAATTTACGCCGGTGAGAGTTACATGTCCGCTAACAGTTTCGTCGCGGAATTCGGCGTGGGAGATGCGACACAAATTGAGACCTTACAGGTTACGTGGCAGAACGGAGAAACGCAGAAACTTCATAATGTTCCAGCAAACCAGCGAATCCGTATAACACAAGAATAG
- a CDS encoding tetratricopeptide repeat protein encodes MLKNMRPTFFTFLILLISIGCSPDEPQRDVNPQLTTHYQKGTDALDRSNFAEAEKAFQACLQIDANAHDARMLLARTYIRQQKWGLAEETLQKLIGLLKDTRVKNPADKDQLSKAYLTLAQVFSYQQRFSDSTAALTNALEVNPDDTEARIRLGYFLGAPQQMLVPDLSASKRQFEKVLELQPNHLEAMLQLGLAEFRLGEADKAAERFENIIQNYRRHSGAYYYLGVYHLRHGAPEKAVENFKESLRLKPRDPETLWNLWTAYSKLGGYPEDVPEAFKIQPWEGFVTPNSVGQNSPFIDVAPDLRMDKVDGGRGSAWGDYDNDGDLDIVAVGTYQPHALFRNNGDGTFTNVADAADIADPRGGWGSLFADYDNDGDVDLYITRGGWSGAAENTLYHNNGDGTFTDVTHAAGVADPQSSFCAAWADYDNDGYIDLYIADGVIGDGAANVLYRNNGDGTFTNTAAAAGVADTGNSLGTAWGDYDKDGHIDLHVVNFGQSNVLYRNNGDGTFTDVTPTTGMNLPVTDAFVTFFLDVDNDADLDIFISNSGSFQAFIAGQITGTATHDVDRQVLYRNNGDGTFTDVTRESGLYHAYGAMGANFGDINSDGYLDIYLATGAPQMGRLERDALFRNNGDGTFTDATTALGLGNIGKGHGVTFGDVDTDGDVDIYVPVGGAFIGDQWHNLFYRNNGTGNNWLTLKLVGVKSNRDGIGAKVTLHIGDDVIYREVSGGCGFGSTNSLSLEIGLGTHTKVDTLEIVWPSGQVDTHRNLSVNQKLVVTEGKGL; translated from the coding sequence ATGCTTAAAAATATGCGACCAACTTTTTTTACTTTCCTCATTCTCCTCATCAGTATTGGCTGCAGCCCAGATGAACCCCAGCGTGATGTAAATCCGCAACTCACGACGCACTATCAGAAAGGCACGGACGCATTAGACAGGAGCAACTTCGCTGAAGCGGAAAAAGCGTTTCAGGCGTGCCTGCAGATCGATGCCAATGCTCACGATGCACGCATGTTGCTCGCACGCACATACATCAGACAGCAGAAATGGGGACTTGCCGAAGAGACGTTGCAGAAGCTGATAGGGCTGCTTAAGGATACAAGGGTTAAAAACCCCGCCGACAAGGACCAACTTTCAAAGGCATACCTAACGTTAGCACAGGTTTTCAGTTATCAACAACGCTTTTCCGATTCTACTGCTGCGCTCACCAATGCGCTGGAGGTAAACCCTGACGATACCGAGGCACGCATCAGACTCGGTTATTTCTTGGGTGCCCCGCAACAGATGCTCGTCCCGGATCTCTCTGCCTCTAAACGACAGTTTGAAAAGGTGCTGGAACTCCAACCGAATCACCTGGAGGCGATGCTCCAACTCGGTTTAGCCGAATTCCGACTCGGTGAAGCAGACAAAGCCGCTGAACGGTTTGAAAATATTATCCAAAATTACCGACGTCATTCTGGGGCGTACTACTATCTAGGAGTCTATCATCTCCGGCACGGCGCGCCTGAAAAAGCCGTTGAGAATTTCAAAGAGTCGCTCCGTCTGAAACCACGCGACCCCGAAACCTTGTGGAACCTGTGGACAGCATACAGCAAACTCGGTGGCTATCCAGAAGACGTGCCAGAGGCATTCAAAATTCAACCGTGGGAGGGGTTCGTAACGCCGAATTCTGTAGGACAAAATTCTCCATTTATAGATGTCGCACCGGACTTAAGAATGGACAAGGTTGACGGTGGACGCGGCAGTGCCTGGGGGGATTATGATAACGACGGAGATTTAGACATCGTTGCTGTCGGCACGTATCAACCCCACGCCCTTTTCCGCAATAATGGCGATGGCACCTTCACAAATGTCGCAGACGCAGCAGACATTGCTGATCCGAGAGGCGGTTGGGGTTCCCTTTTCGCCGATTATGATAACGATGGGGATGTGGATCTCTACATCACACGTGGGGGTTGGTCGGGCGCAGCGGAAAATACACTCTATCATAACAACGGGGATGGCACTTTCACAGATGTTACACACGCTGCAGGTGTCGCAGACCCACAGAGTAGTTTCTGTGCGGCGTGGGCGGATTACGACAACGATGGCTACATCGACCTCTATATTGCTGACGGTGTTATCGGTGATGGTGCTGCGAATGTCTTATATCGCAATAATGGCGATGGCACCTTCACGAACACCGCAGCTGCTGCCGGTGTAGCAGATACTGGGAACTCGCTCGGCACCGCCTGGGGGGATTACGATAAAGATGGACATATCGACCTGCATGTCGTCAACTTTGGGCAATCCAATGTGCTTTACCGCAATAACGGCGATGGCACCTTCACAGATGTCACCCCGACGACCGGTATGAATCTCCCTGTTACGGATGCCTTCGTTACTTTCTTTTTAGACGTGGACAACGATGCGGATCTGGACATCTTCATCTCAAATTCAGGTTCCTTTCAAGCCTTCATCGCAGGTCAAATCACAGGCACTGCTACACACGACGTTGATCGGCAAGTGCTTTATCGCAACAACGGCGACGGCACCTTTACAGATGTCACCCGTGAATCGGGGCTCTATCACGCGTATGGTGCGATGGGTGCCAACTTCGGGGACATCAATAGCGACGGCTACCTCGACATCTATCTTGCGACCGGCGCGCCACAGATGGGACGCCTCGAACGAGATGCCCTCTTTCGTAATAACGGCGATGGCACTTTCACAGATGCGACGACCGCTCTGGGTTTGGGGAACATCGGAAAAGGGCACGGCGTAACCTTTGGTGATGTCGATACGGATGGTGACGTTGATATCTATGTCCCTGTTGGTGGAGCGTTTATTGGCGACCAGTGGCACAATCTTTTCTATCGCAACAATGGCACTGGAAACAATTGGCTGACGCTCAAACTCGTCGGGGTCAAAAGTAATCGGGATGGCATCGGGGCTAAAGTCACCCTACATATTGGTGATGACGTAATTTACCGAGAAGTCAGTGGGGGATGTGGATTCGGCTCGACCAATAGTTTGTCCCTTGAAATCGGTCTCGGGACGCATACGAAGGTGGATACCCTTGAAATTGTTTGGCCCTCCGGTCAGGTGGATACCCATCGGAACCTGTCTGTTAACCAAAAACTCGTTGTCACTGAGGGAAAAGGGCTATGA
- a CDS encoding ribonuclease PH: protein MVREDGRTPDELRPVTIKRHYIKHAEGSVLVATGDTRVICTASVIDQQPRFMRNQRIKKKGWVTAEYSMLPRSTSERMQRETSRGVGGRTQEIQRLIGRSLRAAVDLYALEERTVWVDCDVIQADGGTRTASITGAFIALWDACQGLIKRKRIKNFPIIDNIAATSVGLIDGQPMLDLCYTEDSTADVDMNIVMTGSGKFIEIQGTAEEKPFSRTEYDQMLDLAVGGIQQLVRLQNRMMLENLDEAHIGDA from the coding sequence ATGGTAAGAGAGGATGGACGCACCCCCGATGAGCTGCGTCCTGTCACAATAAAACGGCACTATATCAAACATGCCGAAGGCTCTGTTCTCGTGGCAACCGGAGACACTCGTGTTATATGCACTGCCTCTGTGATTGACCAGCAGCCGCGTTTTATGCGTAATCAGCGTATCAAAAAAAAGGGATGGGTGACGGCAGAGTATTCCATGTTACCCCGCTCCACTTCCGAACGGATGCAACGTGAGACAAGCCGGGGTGTCGGTGGGAGAACACAGGAGATCCAACGTCTTATCGGTCGTTCCTTACGTGCCGCTGTAGATTTGTACGCCTTGGAAGAGCGGACGGTTTGGGTTGATTGTGATGTTATTCAGGCGGATGGTGGGACACGCACTGCCTCAATTACGGGTGCCTTCATTGCGCTCTGGGATGCCTGTCAAGGACTTATTAAAAGGAAAAGAATCAAAAATTTTCCGATTATCGACAACATTGCCGCCACAAGCGTCGGACTGATCGATGGTCAACCGATGTTAGACCTCTGCTATACGGAAGACTCAACAGCAGATGTTGATATGAACATTGTGATGACAGGGAGCGGAAAATTTATAGAGATACAAGGCACCGCAGAGGAGAAACCCTTTTCGCGTACCGAGTATGACCAAATGCTGGATCTCGCCGTTGGCGGTATACAACAACTTGTCCGACTCCAGAATCGGATGATGTTGGAGAATTTAGATGAAGCTCATATTGGCGACGCGTAA
- the efp gene encoding elongation factor P, with product MAALNDLRNGLVIRLNDTIYTIVNCEHVKPGKGGAFARTKIKRVSDGAVLDRTFRSNENVETVRLMDHQMQYMYRDGEALWFMDNETFEQHTLPVELIGDDLKFLKEGETVTVKMEGVVPLAVELPNFVELQIVETDPGLRGDTVSGGSKRATLETGGVVNVPLFVQNETRIKVDTRTGKYVERI from the coding sequence ATGGCAGCACTTAACGATTTACGCAACGGGTTGGTTATCCGACTCAATGATACCATTTATACCATAGTCAACTGTGAGCATGTCAAGCCGGGGAAAGGGGGTGCCTTTGCACGCACCAAAATCAAACGCGTTTCCGACGGCGCCGTCTTGGACAGGACGTTTCGTTCAAATGAAAATGTCGAAACCGTCAGACTTATGGATCACCAGATGCAGTATATGTACCGAGACGGAGAGGCATTGTGGTTTATGGATAATGAGACATTTGAACAACACACACTCCCTGTAGAGCTCATAGGAGATGATTTGAAGTTCCTAAAAGAAGGGGAAACGGTCACGGTTAAAATGGAAGGGGTCGTCCCACTTGCCGTTGAACTTCCGAACTTTGTTGAACTTCAGATCGTTGAGACCGACCCAGGATTGCGAGGCGATACTGTCAGCGGCGGTTCAAAGCGTGCCACGCTGGAGACAGGCGGTGTTGTTAATGTTCCTTTGTTCGTTCAGAACGAAACGCGTATCAAAGTTGACACGCGCACCGGCAAATACGTAGAAAGGATATAG
- a CDS encoding helix-turn-helix domain-containing protein, protein MIKTHKIALRPDRVQIAWFYQQCGYAKFAYNSALSDFKAELSADNFLSMYDLNKRFNQKKKASDWTQAQDQRAAMYAVHSLGKAIDNKVHRPRH, encoded by the coding sequence ATGATAAAGACACACAAAATTGCCTTACGCCCGGACAGGGTTCAGATTGCATGGTTTTACCAGCAATGCGGTTATGCGAAGTTTGCATATAACTCAGCTTTGTCTGATTTTAAGGCGGAACTCTCAGCGGATAACTTCTTGTCCATGTATGACCTTAACAAACGCTTTAATCAGAAGAAGAAAGCGTCCGATTGGACGCAAGCCCAAGATCAGCGAGCCGCGATGTATGCCGTCCATAGCCTCGGTAAAGCGATTGATAACAAGGTCCATAGACCGAGACACTAA
- a CDS encoding phytanoyl-CoA dioxygenase family protein yields the protein MNFEPSAPIEVPQIISEEQIQFFINNGYLIVPDLLSLDEVAELRQDTVTLAKGGYPCETLQPLPKDMSDDEAIGRILCIHQPHFVSPIIEKYVKHPKICGILSQITAAHLPHWDGSVKCMQSMLFVKPPNFQGQAWHQDEFYIPTRDRSLIGAWTAMDDATIENGCLWVLPGSHRRGYLYPQRYHENPDEFDFAWESYGFDDGDEVPVEVTTGTLVFFNGYLLHRSRKNRGETYRRVLVNHYCNSWSLLPWSIQDGERPASADRRCVIPVSGVDPYAWKGYDDPPENVHLRTCKAVDELESLDAS from the coding sequence ATGAACTTTGAACCAAGTGCACCAATTGAAGTGCCACAAATTATATCTGAGGAGCAGATCCAGTTTTTCATCAATAACGGGTATCTTATTGTCCCAGATCTGCTTTCTCTGGATGAGGTAGCGGAATTGCGGCAGGACACTGTTACGCTCGCTAAAGGGGGATACCCGTGTGAAACCCTCCAACCGCTTCCTAAGGACATGAGCGATGACGAGGCGATTGGACGCATCCTTTGCATTCATCAACCTCATTTCGTCAGTCCAATTATCGAGAAGTACGTCAAGCACCCGAAGATCTGTGGTATCCTGAGTCAGATAACGGCTGCACATCTACCCCACTGGGACGGCAGCGTCAAGTGTATGCAGTCGATGCTCTTTGTAAAACCGCCCAATTTTCAAGGACAAGCATGGCATCAGGACGAATTTTATATTCCGACCCGCGATCGCTCCCTGATCGGTGCGTGGACGGCAATGGACGATGCCACCATAGAAAATGGATGTTTATGGGTGCTTCCCGGCTCACACCGTCGAGGGTATCTCTATCCGCAGAGATACCATGAGAACCCAGATGAGTTCGATTTTGCCTGGGAGAGTTACGGGTTTGATGATGGAGATGAGGTGCCTGTTGAAGTTACAACCGGTACATTGGTGTTTTTTAACGGGTATCTACTCCATCGCTCTCGTAAAAACCGTGGAGAGACATATCGCAGGGTTTTAGTGAACCATTACTGCAATTCATGGTCGCTGTTACCTTGGTCGATTCAAGACGGAGAACGTCCCGCAAGTGCTGATCGCCGATGTGTCATTCCGGTCTCTGGTGTCGATCCCTACGCATGGAAAGGCTATGATGACCCACCGGAAAATGTCCACTTGCGAACCTGCAAAGCCGTTGATGAACTGGAGTCATTAGATGCAAGTTGA
- the accC gene encoding acetyl-CoA carboxylase biotin carboxylase subunit, with the protein MIKKILIANRGEIAVRIIRACKDMGIKTVAIYSTADEDALHVKYADEAVCIGPPPSTESYLKYSNIITVADYANVNAIHPGVGFLAEDAQFAEICEAHQIQFIGPSIADITTMGDKVKARETVAKAGLKLIPGSQRGRRKNNKKGTVDTAEEAAQLAEKIGYPVGIKAVAGGGGRGIRIAENQPSLLNLFHTAKAEGEAAFGNGDVYIEKWIEEARHIEVQILGDTHGNVVHFGERECSIQRKQQKLLEEAPAASIPSKLRNDICKAAAKAAKAIGYTNAGTIEFVVDKDDNFYFLEMNTRIQVEHTVTECITGIDLIKEQIRLAMGEQLGYNQSDIQIQGHAIECRINAEDPANQFMPSPGLVTAYDPPGGIGIRVDGYLYTGYTVPSHYDSLVAKLIAMGRDREEAIARLKRALSEFKIEGIKTTIPLFQNILNDERFLSGTIFTNFLET; encoded by the coding sequence ATGATAAAAAAAATACTGATAGCAAATCGCGGTGAGATTGCTGTCCGCATCATCCGTGCTTGTAAAGACATGGGGATTAAAACAGTCGCGATATACTCAACCGCTGATGAAGACGCACTCCACGTTAAATACGCAGACGAAGCCGTCTGTATCGGTCCACCCCCCTCAACTGAGAGTTATCTCAAATACTCGAATATTATCACTGTTGCGGACTATGCGAATGTCAATGCCATCCACCCTGGTGTGGGTTTCCTCGCTGAGGACGCGCAATTTGCGGAAATTTGTGAGGCGCATCAGATACAGTTTATTGGACCCTCCATCGCAGACATCACTACCATGGGTGATAAAGTGAAGGCACGTGAAACTGTCGCGAAAGCCGGACTTAAACTGATACCCGGAAGTCAGCGGGGTAGGCGGAAAAATAACAAAAAGGGAACAGTTGACACCGCCGAGGAGGCCGCGCAGCTCGCCGAGAAAATCGGATACCCTGTCGGGATCAAAGCCGTGGCTGGTGGGGGCGGTCGGGGCATCCGAATCGCCGAAAATCAGCCGAGTCTCCTTAACCTCTTTCACACTGCGAAAGCAGAAGGGGAAGCGGCCTTTGGGAATGGGGACGTTTACATTGAAAAGTGGATTGAAGAAGCACGACATATTGAAGTCCAAATTCTCGGCGATACCCACGGCAACGTCGTCCATTTCGGTGAACGGGAGTGCTCTATCCAGCGTAAACAACAGAAACTCTTGGAAGAAGCACCCGCTGCCTCAATTCCATCGAAACTTCGCAACGATATCTGTAAAGCCGCCGCAAAAGCCGCAAAAGCGATCGGCTACACGAATGCCGGAACCATTGAGTTTGTTGTGGATAAAGACGATAATTTCTATTTCTTGGAAATGAACACACGCATCCAAGTCGAGCATACTGTCACTGAGTGTATCACGGGCATTGACCTCATCAAAGAACAGATTCGGCTCGCGATGGGAGAGCAACTCGGATATAACCAATCCGATATTCAAATCCAAGGACACGCGATTGAATGCAGAATTAACGCCGAAGATCCAGCAAATCAGTTCATGCCTTCACCCGGTCTTGTCACAGCCTACGATCCTCCAGGCGGTATCGGCATCCGGGTTGATGGGTACCTCTACACCGGGTATACTGTTCCATCGCACTACGATTCACTCGTGGCGAAACTCATCGCAATGGGTAGGGATCGAGAAGAGGCGATTGCGCGGTTGAAACGTGCCTTGTCTGAGTTCAAAATTGAAGGTATTAAGACCACGATTCCGCTCTTCCAGAATATCCTCAACGATGAACGCTTTCTTAGCGGAACTATTTTCACGAATTTCTTAGAAACATAG